In Plodia interpunctella isolate USDA-ARS_2022_Savannah chromosome 9, ilPloInte3.2, whole genome shotgun sequence, a single genomic region encodes these proteins:
- the LOC128672634 gene encoding uncharacterized protein LOC128672634, with the protein MSNAIAISPGPDYNPITFVYVITGIFSMIISIGLFLVPRGENQALIRIIIAETAFCMWISWMTVYSSQMHPVSGVSYKNTTLTWSSYAWGNAYGIDTVKIVVTTSPFTTTTTTSTTTTTTTSTTTTTTTTTSTTTTTTTTTTTTTTTTTSTTTTTTSTTTTRTTTTSTIYNFPYRFRTQPGPSTFIYGHQEGKIFLLPSFTHGSTSFVHTFEFDVKSNCSVTLTFRRHDDIYNRGGDYIVVFLTTSHMDCRHVTRPTTVSNLWNKQSGYVAGSAIKHYETRKFKVQLGAFTSGFKSYTTIIVDVTGVRQLRCHNDYVYASRVAFATLQNQNCDTVWTIYNGLVIDTEYKNITYYGLREKERELGFEEKTRSYTDTVNITGLYNYYALTDEPINIAVFLGKHVWREFFILLCSDYKKCKPNILIHIGEYWGKYCSISKDGKVVVIVKCNLQWQRNAYLQFWIWFKDGKISVKSGYDRPDLYGVFLSWNDPNLFKVNLFALRTVIAEEIPMIVHHKKVEP; encoded by the exons ATGTCAAATGCAATAGCTATTTCGCCGGGCCCCGACTACAATCCAATCACGTTCGTATATGTGATCACTGGCATATTTTCCATGATAATTTCAATAGGGCTATTTCTTGTACCCAGAGGAGAAAATCAAGC ACTTATTCGTATAATTATTGCGGAGACAGCTTTTTGCATGTGGATAtc ATGGATGACTGTCTATAGCTCACAAATGCACCCGGTTTCCGGCGtgtcttataaaaatacaacccTGACTTGGTCGAGCTACGCCTGG GGGAACGCTTATGGGATTGACACTGTCAAGATTGTGGTCACTACTTCTCCGttcacaacaacaacaactacATCCACAACGACGACGACAACAACATCTACTACCACAACGACAACTACTACAACAAGCACAACGACGACTACCACCACCACGACTACTACAACAACGACCACAACTACATCAactacaacaacaacaactagTACTACCACTACTAGAACTACAACTACAAGTACGATATACAATTTTCCGTacc GTTTCAGAACACAACCAGGCCCTTCCACTTTTATATACGGTCATCAAGAAGGAAAGATATTTCTATTG CCTTCCTTTACTCACGGCAGTACATCGTTCGTACATACTTTCGAATTTGATGTAAAATCAAATTGCTCCGTGACTCTTACCTTCCGTCGTCACGACGATATATATAATAGGGGCGGCGATTATATTGTA gtgtTTTTGACAACAAGTCATATGGATTGCCGTCACGTAACAAGACCTACGACTGTTTCCAATTTGTGGAACAAACAAAGTGGTTACGTTGCTGGTAGCGCCATAAAACATTATGAAACCAGAAAATTCAAGGTACAATTAGGTGCCTTCACTTCAGGGTTCAAAAGTTATACAACAATAATAGTGGACGTGACAGGCGTGCGACAGCTTAGATGTCATAATGACTATGTATATGCCTCTAGGGTCGCTTTTGCTACGCTCCAAAATCAAAACTGTGACACAGTATGGACTATCTATA ATGGACTTGTCATTGACACAGAATACAAAAACATCACATATTATGGTCTACGTGAGAAGGAACGTGAATTAGGATTTGAAGAGAAAACACGATCATATACTG ATACAGTAAATATAACTGGTCTGTACAATTACTACGCTCTCACAGACGAGCCTATTAATATTGCTGTGTTCTTGGGCAAACACGTGTGGAGAGAGTTTTTTATCTTGCTGTGCTCGGACTACAAGAAATGTAAACCTAATATTTTG ATACATATCGGTGAATATTGGGGCAAGTATTGCAGTATATCCAAAGACGGGAAAGTCGTAGTGATCGTGAAATGTAATTTGCAGTGGCAGAGGAACGCCTACCTTCAGTTTTGGATTTGGTTTAAAGATGGGAAAATATCCGTCAAATCGGGATATGATAGACCAGATCTTTATGGCGTGTTTCTGTCGTGGAATGACCCCAATCTTTTTAAAGTGAACCTTTTTGCCTTGCGCACAGTCATAGCTGAAGAAATCCCCATGATTGTGCATCACAAGAAAGTGGAACCATGA